A section of the Malus sylvestris chromosome 17, drMalSylv7.2, whole genome shotgun sequence genome encodes:
- the LOC126611700 gene encoding cullin-3A-like encodes MSGQKKRNFQIEAFKHRVVVDPKYAEKTWKILEHAIHEIYNHNASGLSFEELYRNAYNMVLHKFGEKLYSGLVTTMTHHLKEISKSIEAAQGELFLEELNRKWAEHNKALQMIRDILMYMDRTFIPSTHKTPVHELGLNLWRDVVIHASKTRSRLLDTLLELVHRERSGEVINRGLMRNIIKMLMDLGSTVYQDDFEKHFLDVSADFYRCESQEFIESCDCGNYLKKAERRLTEEMERVSHYLDARSEAKITNVVEKEMIESHINRLVHMESSGLVNMFVDDKYDDLGRMYSLFRRVQNGLVIVRDVMTAYIRDTGKQLITDPERLRDPVDFVQRLLDLKDKYDKVISLAFNNDKTFQNALNSSFEYFINLNARSPEFISLFVDDKLRKGLRGVSEEDVEVVLDKVMMLFRYLQEKDVFEKYYKQHLAKRLLSGKTVSDDAERSLIVKLKTECGYQFTSKLEGMFTDMKTSQDTMHGFYSTVGPLLGDSPMLTVQVLTTGSWPTQPSATCNLPAEILWVCEKFKSYYLGTHTGRRLSWQTNMGTADLKATFGKGQKHELNVSTYQMCVLMLFNNTDRLTYKEIEQATEIPAIDLKRCLQSLACVKGKNVLRKEPMSKDIAEEDAFFFNDKFTSKFIKVKIGTVVAQRESEPENLETRQRVEEDRKPQIEAAIVRIMKSRRVLDHNNIVAEVTKQLQGRFLPNPVVIKKRIESLIEREFLERDKTDRKLYRYLA; translated from the exons ATGAGTGGTCAGAAGAAGAGGAACTTCCAAATTGAAGCCTTCAAACATCGGGTCGTGGTTGATCCGAAGTACGCTGAGAAGACGTGGAAGATCCTGGAGCATGCGATTCATGAAATTTACAATCACAACGCTAGCGGTCTCAGCTTCGAGGAGCTCTACAG GAATGCTTACAATATGGTTCTGCACAAATTTGGAGAGAAACTCTACTCCGGTTTGGTGACAACCATGACTCATCATCTAAAAGAAATATCTAAGTCAATTGAAGCTGCTCAGGGAGAGTTGTTTCTGGAAGAGCTGAACCGGAAATGGGCAGAGCATAACAAAGCTTTGCAGATGATCCGAGACATATTGATGTACATGGATAGGACCTTCATCCCAAGCACCCACAAAACCCCTGTTCATGAGCTTGGGTTGAACCTGTGGAGGGATGTTGTTATCCATGCTAGCAAAACCCGGTCTAGGCTTTTGGATACACTTCTTGAGCTTGTGCACAGAGAAAGGAGTGGGGAAGTAATTAACAGAGGCTTGATGAGGAATATTATAAAAATGTTAATGGATTTAGGTTCTACTGTTTACCAAGATGACTTTGAGAAGCATTTTCTTGATGTTTCAGCTGATTTTTACCGCTGTGAGTCTCAAGAGTTCATAGAGTCATGCGATTGTGGGAACTATTTAAAGAAGGCTGAGAGACGCTTAACGGAAGAGATGGAGAGAGTGTCCCATTATTTGGATGCTAGAAGTGAAGCGAAGATAACTAATGTGGTGGAGAAGGAGATGATTGAAAGTCACATTAACAGACTAGTTCATATGGAGAGCTCAGGTTTAGTTAATATGTTTGTGGATGACAAATATGACGACTTGGGAAGAATGTATAGCTTGTTCCGCAGGGTGCAGAATGGACTTGTAATAGTACGAGATGTCATGACTGCTTACATCCGAGATACTGGTAAGCAGCTAATTACTGACCCAGAAAGGTTAAGGGATCCTGTAGATTTTGTGCAGCGTCTCTTGGATTTGAAGGATAAATATGACAAAGTTATCAGCTTGGCATTTAACAATGACAAAACATTCCAAAATGCTCTAAATTCCTCTTTTGAATACTTCATTAATTTGAATGCCCGGTCCCCTGAATTCATTTCTCTGTTTGTGGATGACAAGCTTCGGAAAGGACTTAGAGGGGTTAGTGAGGAGGATGTAGAGGTTGTACTGGACAAGGTCATGATGCTTTTCCGTTATCTTCAAGAGAAAGATGTCTTTGAAAAGTATTACAAGCAACACTTGGCAAAGAGGCTTCTTTCTGGGAAGACTGTTTCTGATGACGCCGAAAGAAGTCTGATTGTGAAGCTCAAAACAGAGTGCGGATATCAGTTTACTTCTAAATTGGAGGGTATGTTTACTGATATGAAGACCTCTCAGGATACGATGCATGGATTCTACTCAACTGTGGGACCTCTGTTAGGCGATAGCCCAATGCTAACTGTCCAGGTCCTCACCACAGGTTCATGGCCTACTCAACCAAGTGCCACCTGCAACCTTCCAGCAGAAATTTTGTGGGTATGTGAGAAGTTCAAGAGTTACTATCTTGGGACCCATACTGGCCGGAGATTGTCGTGGCAAACTAATATGGGCACAGCTGATTTGAAAGCGACTTTTGGAAAGGGCCAGAAGCATGAGCTGAATGTTTCCACATATCAGATGTGTGTACTGATGCTATTTAACAACACTGACCGGTTGACGTATAAGGAAATTGAGCAGGCCACAGAGATACCAGCCATTGACTTGAAGAGGTGCCTGCAATCTCTGGCCTGTGTTAAGGGGAAGAATGTTCTTCGGAAGGAGCCAATGAGCAAGGACATAGCTGAGGAGGATGCCTTCTTCTTTAATGACAAGTTCACAAGCAAGTTCATCAAGGTAAAGATCGGTACTGTGGTTGCGCAAAGGGAGTCTGAACCAGAAAATCTAGAAACCCGACAGAGAGTAGAGGAAGACAGGAAGCCCCAGATTGAGGCAGCAATTGTGAGGATCATGAAGTCAAGGCGGGTCCTGGATCACAATAACATTGTTGCCGAGGTGACGAAACAGCTGCAGGGGCGATTCTTGCCCAACCCTGTTGTAATAAAGAAACGAATCGAGTCCCTCATTGAGCGGGAGTTTTTGGAGAGGGATAAAACAGATAGAAAATTGTACAGGTACCTtgcttga